From Streptomyces sp. GSL17-111, one genomic window encodes:
- a CDS encoding ABC transporter ATP-binding protein: protein MTTIRIDHVSRWFGNVVAVNDVTMDVGPGVTGLLGPNGAGKSTLISMMAGFLAPSVGSVTLDGATIWRNEAVYRHIGIVPEREGMYDFLTGEEFVRANAELHGLPDPGAAARRALATVEMEYAQDRRIDTYSKGMRQRVKMASALVHEPAVLLLDEPFNGMDPRQRMQLMTLLRRMGEEGRTVLFSSHILEEVEQLAAHIEVIVAGRHAASGDFRRIRRLMTDRPHRYLVRSTDDRALAAALIADESTAGIELDWNERALRVQAIDFARFTRELPRIARAHDIRLLTVSPSDESLESVFAYLVSA, encoded by the coding sequence GTGACCACGATCCGCATCGACCACGTCTCGCGCTGGTTCGGGAACGTCGTCGCTGTCAACGACGTCACGATGGACGTGGGCCCGGGCGTCACCGGCCTGCTCGGCCCGAACGGCGCGGGCAAGTCCACGCTCATCTCCATGATGGCCGGGTTCCTCGCCCCGTCCGTCGGCAGCGTCACCCTCGACGGCGCCACGATCTGGCGCAACGAGGCGGTGTACCGGCACATCGGCATCGTGCCGGAGCGCGAGGGCATGTACGACTTCCTCACCGGCGAGGAGTTCGTCCGCGCCAACGCCGAGCTGCACGGCCTGCCGGACCCGGGCGCCGCGGCCCGTCGCGCCCTGGCCACCGTCGAGATGGAGTACGCGCAGGACCGGCGCATCGACACCTACAGCAAGGGCATGCGGCAGCGCGTCAAGATGGCCTCCGCGCTCGTGCACGAGCCTGCGGTGCTGCTGCTCGACGAGCCGTTCAACGGCATGGACCCGCGCCAGCGCATGCAACTCATGACCCTGCTGCGGCGCATGGGCGAGGAGGGCCGCACGGTGCTGTTCTCCTCCCACATCCTGGAGGAGGTCGAGCAGCTCGCCGCGCACATCGAGGTCATCGTCGCCGGGCGGCACGCCGCCAGCGGCGACTTCCGGCGCATCCGCCGGCTGATGACCGATCGGCCGCACCGCTACCTGGTCCGCTCCACGGACGACCGGGCCCTCGCGGCCGCCCTCATCGCCGACGAGTCCACGGCCGGCATCGAACTCGACTGGAACGAAAGGGCCCTGCGCGTCCAGGCGATCGACTTCGCGCGCTTCACCCGGGAACTGCCGCGCATCGCCCGTGCCCACGACATCCGGCTCCTGACCGTCTCGCCCTCGGACGAGTCGCTGGAGTCCGTCTTCGCCTACCTCGTCTCGGCCTAG
- a CDS encoding ABC transporter permease subunit, translated as MQADPTHPGGGPSDTSGHAASIHNIGYRAYEGARLGRGYARRSLFAQSLRGGYGLGRSARSKVTPMLLFGIMCVPALVVVAVAITTGVDELPVDYRAYASFLAPVIGLYLAAMAPQSVSRDLRFRTVPLYFSRPIERVDYVLAKYAAMAAALFVFTAAPLVVLYAGALLGELDFAEQTRDFSLGLVSVAVLSLVYAGIGLVVAALTPRRGFGVAAIIAVLTIPYFAVSTLQFIASESGGAGDGTAAVGWLGLASPGTLMSGFQAKFLDAPSDFPGGVVPSDAAGLCYLLLVLALVAGSYAALMARYRKAGL; from the coding sequence ATGCAGGCTGACCCCACCCACCCGGGCGGCGGGCCGAGCGACACCTCCGGGCACGCCGCCAGCATCCACAACATCGGCTACCGCGCCTACGAGGGTGCCCGGCTCGGCCGGGGCTACGCCCGCCGCTCGCTGTTCGCCCAGTCCCTGCGCGGGGGCTACGGGCTCGGCCGGTCCGCCCGCTCCAAGGTCACGCCGATGCTCCTCTTCGGGATCATGTGCGTGCCCGCCCTCGTCGTCGTGGCCGTGGCCATCACCACCGGCGTCGACGAGCTGCCGGTGGACTACCGCGCGTACGCCTCCTTCCTGGCGCCGGTCATCGGCCTCTACCTGGCGGCCATGGCTCCGCAGTCCGTCTCCCGGGACCTGCGCTTCCGCACCGTGCCGCTGTACTTCTCCCGGCCCATCGAGCGCGTCGACTACGTCCTCGCCAAGTACGCGGCCATGGCGGCGGCGCTGTTCGTCTTCACCGCCGCGCCCCTGGTGGTGCTGTACGCCGGGGCGCTGCTGGGCGAGCTGGACTTCGCCGAGCAGACGCGGGACTTCTCGCTCGGCCTGGTCTCCGTCGCCGTGCTCTCCCTCGTCTACGCCGGGATCGGGCTCGTCGTGGCCGCCCTCACCCCGCGTCGCGGCTTCGGCGTCGCCGCGATCATCGCGGTGCTGACGATCCCCTACTTCGCCGTCAGCACCCTGCAGTTCATCGCCTCCGAGAGTGGTGGCGCCGGCGACGGCACCGCAGCCGTCGGCTGGCTGGGGCTGGCCTCCCCGGGCACGCTGATGTCCGGCTTCCAGGCGAAGTTCCTCGACGCCCCCTCCGACTTCCCCGGCGGCGTCGTCCCGAGCGACGCGGCGGGCCTGTGCTACCTCCTCCTCGTCCTCGCCCTCGTGGCCGGCTCGTACGCCGCCCTGATGGCCCGCTACCGGAAGGCCGGACTGTGA
- a CDS encoding ABC transporter ATP-binding protein, with product MIVTQSLTKRYPRVTALDRLTVDITPGVTGLVGANGAGKSTLIKILLGLSPATEGDARVLGLDVATEGPAIRERVGYMPEHDCLPPDVSATEFVVHMARMSGLPPTAARERTADTLRHVGLYEERYRPMGGYSTGMKQRVKLAQALVHDPRLVLLDEPTNGLDPVGRDHMLDLIRRVHTDFGISVLVTSHLLGELERTCDHVVVVDGGRLLRSSSTSDFTQATAALAVEVTDTDTHPDGGAALLDALTTAGLAARPASAEGGLPGAGHVLLVDVAGEETYDLVRDAVVDLGLGLVRMEQRQHHIAEVFQQHDSDRKGGSGHAG from the coding sequence GTGATCGTGACCCAGAGCCTCACCAAGCGGTATCCCCGGGTGACCGCGCTCGACCGCCTGACCGTCGACATCACCCCGGGCGTCACCGGCCTCGTGGGGGCCAACGGCGCGGGCAAGTCGACGCTCATCAAGATCCTGCTCGGCCTCTCCCCGGCCACCGAGGGGGACGCCCGCGTCCTCGGCCTGGACGTCGCCACCGAAGGCCCGGCCATCCGGGAGCGGGTCGGGTACATGCCCGAACACGACTGCCTGCCGCCCGACGTCTCGGCCACCGAGTTCGTCGTCCACATGGCGCGGATGTCGGGGCTGCCGCCGACAGCGGCCCGGGAACGCACCGCCGACACCCTGCGCCACGTGGGCCTCTACGAGGAGCGCTACCGCCCGATGGGCGGCTACTCCACCGGCATGAAGCAGCGCGTCAAACTCGCGCAGGCCCTCGTCCACGACCCGCGGCTGGTGCTGCTGGACGAGCCCACCAACGGCCTCGACCCGGTGGGCCGCGACCACATGCTCGACCTCATCCGGCGCGTCCACACCGACTTCGGCATCTCCGTCCTCGTCACCTCGCACCTGCTCGGCGAGCTGGAGCGCACCTGCGACCACGTGGTCGTCGTCGACGGCGGGCGGCTCCTGCGCTCCTCGTCGACCTCCGACTTCACGCAGGCCACGGCCGCGCTCGCCGTCGAGGTCACCGACACCGACACCCACCCCGACGGCGGGGCGGCCCTCCTGGACGCCCTCACCACCGCCGGGCTCGCCGCGCGGCCGGCCTCCGCCGAGGGCGGACTGCCGGGCGCCGGGCACGTCCTCCTCGTCGACGTGGCCGGGGAGGAGACCTACGACCTGGTGCGGGACGCCGTCGTCGACCTCGGTCTCGGCCTCGTCCGCATGGAGCAGCGCCAGCACCACATCGCCGAGGTCTTCCAGCAGCACGACAGCGACAGGAAGGGAGGCAGCGGCCATGCAGGCTGA